The following are from one region of the Nicotiana tomentosiformis chromosome 7, ASM39032v3, whole genome shotgun sequence genome:
- the LOC104115831 gene encoding putative transcription factor bHLH041 — protein sequence MDSIFFLEEGDRAVFLLKIMESLGCTYICLWQYFQPSNCFMSLGGIYNGDNDVAQRLFQEYRHSWLIMDNSRIPGLAFKNNVPYMELQFADFQSHASNPVQLQFYQEAGIKTVICMGCSIGEIEVGMTCSPQVNLEMGMTNLFAEYFSRPAPAATRGITNQLLPIDQNRASSSSSFSIDSPGEYSSLLFNVASTPPYVPEPPRTDTFSDQTIRPIPPVSATAMPYQQAIQTLNQIQGIQLPTLETADAALTRAYLAVMTSPSSSSSSRQSRENLPTDYNQIATQKATAFRRFRSALGPNVPIATATTRRQNMFRRSINFFRNLNMMRSRQEQMQPNPRAPTSTQVHHMISERRRREKLNDSFQLLRSLLPPGTKKDKASVLASTTEYLSSLKTQVEELSKKNKMLEAQLLQRQNKSSFEPINQAAGEAIICSSTGGNERLDVEIRNVGESTSESRIVDLQISVRRECSILDLVTRLLEFLKSDNNVNLESVAANTRSVVQSEPVTHITLRLRIEGREWDESSFEEAVKRVVDDLA from the exons ATGGACTCCATCTTCTTCCTTGAAGAAGGAGACCGTGCCGTCTTTCTCTTAAAGATAATGGAGTCCTTAGGTTGCACTTACATATGCCTCTGGCAATATTTCCAACCATCTAa CTGTTTTATGTCCTTGGGTGGAATCTACAATGGAGACAATGATGTTGCTCAGAGGCTATTCCAAGAGTACAGGCATTCATGGCTTATTATGGATAATAG CCGCATCCCAGGACTGGCTTTCAAGAATAATGTTCCTTACATGGAACTGCAGTTTGCAGATTTTCAATCACATGCATCCAATCCAGTGCAGCTTCAATTCTACCAG GAAGCTGGAATCAAG ACAGTAATATGTATGGGGTGTAGCATTGGAGAAATTGAGGTTGGAATGACTTGTAGCCCTCAA GTAAACTTGGAAATGGGAATGACGAACTTGTTTGCCGAATATTTCTCAAGACCAGCACCGGCAGCAACAAGAGGAATTACTAATCAGTTACTGCCAATTGATCAAAATCGggcatcatcatcttcatcattcTCAATCGATAGCCCAGGCGAATACTCATCCCTTCTCTTCAATGTAGCAAGCACGCCGCCGTATGTACCAGAACCGCCACGAACGGATACCTTTTCCGATCAGACTATTAGACCAATTCCACCGGTATCTGCTACCGCCATGCCATATCAACAAGCCATTCAGACATTAAATCAAATACAAGGCATACAATTACCGACACTAGAAACCGCAGACGCTGCATTAACAAGAGCGTATCTTGCTGTCATGAcatcaccttcttcttcttcctcctctcgCCAATCCCGAGAAAACTTACCCACAGATTATAACCAAATAGCAACACAAAAAGCCACTGCATTTAGAAGGTTTAGATCAGCTTTAGGTCCCAATGTGCCAATAGCAACAGCCACAACTCGCCGACAAAACATGTTTAGAAGATCTATCAATTTCTTCAGAAATTTAAATATGATGAGATCAAGGCAAGAACAAATGCAGCCTAACCCGCGTGCCCCCACAAGTACTCAGGTTCATCACATGATTTCAGAGAGACGAAGACGTGAAAAGCTTAACGATAGCTTTCAACTACTTCGATCTTTACTCCCACCTGGTACTAAG AAGGACAAAGCATCAGTACTTGCTAGTACAACAGAATACTTAAGTTCATTAAAAACTCAAGTGGAAGAACTGAGTAAAAAGAATAAAATGTTGGAAGCACAATTACTACAACGTCAGAACAAATCCTCCTTTGAACCAATTAATCAAGCTGCAGGAGAGGCAATTATTTGCTCCTCTACTGGTGGAAATGAAAGGCTAGATGTTGAAATAAGAAATGTAGGTGAATCAACATCAGAATCAAGAATAGTGGACTTGCAAATTTCAGTAAGGAGAGAATGCAGCATCTTGGATTTGGTTACTCGTTTGCTGGAATTCTTGAAAAGTGACAACAATGTAAACTTAGAGTCAGTAGCAGCAAACACCAGATCAGTGGTTCAATCAGAACCAGTAACTCATATAACCTTGCGACTTAGAATTGAG GGTAGAGAATGGGACGAGTCTAGTTTCGAGGAAGCAGTGAAAAGGGTTGTTGATGACTTGGCATAG